A DNA window from Candidatus Latescibacterota bacterium contains the following coding sequences:
- a CDS encoding PorV/PorQ family protein, translating to MIRTSSVMKSVLLISALCLPLPALALGGAGVAAGDFLEVPVGARSMAMGGATGSVPGDVSALFRNPALLAGDGGQRLYFGHQEWYQGLQHETALLALGLPGRLGSAAVHARYLHLAPLPAYDSSLQLVGEVDVYDLAVGLSWARRFARRVDLGASVHNVQEYLAGAVGRGWAYDVGVGLVASGFYWSAAARNLGAGLDYEGEHLELEQEYSLGAARYLPALNTIASLELRQPRYWGASVRGGVETLVADRLVLRAGYAYTAELDDAPGLPSFGLGVLLGGIGLDYSFQSQQHLGEVHSLGVRFVGPRAPASPYRYFRPSI from the coding sequence ATGATCCGCACATCGTCCGTCATGAAGAGCGTCCTGCTCATCTCCGCCCTGTGCCTCCCGCTGCCCGCCCTCGCGCTGGGCGGCGCGGGGGTCGCCGCCGGGGACTTCCTGGAAGTGCCGGTGGGGGCCCGGAGCATGGCCATGGGCGGCGCGACGGGCTCCGTCCCCGGGGACGTCTCGGCGCTCTTCCGCAACCCGGCCCTCCTCGCGGGCGACGGCGGCCAGCGGCTCTACTTCGGCCACCAGGAGTGGTACCAGGGCCTCCAGCACGAGACGGCGCTGCTGGCCCTCGGCCTGCCGGGACGTCTGGGCAGCGCCGCCGTCCACGCCCGCTATCTGCACCTGGCGCCGCTGCCGGCTTACGACTCGAGCCTGCAGCTGGTGGGCGAGGTGGATGTCTACGACCTCGCCGTCGGCCTCAGCTGGGCGCGCCGCTTCGCCCGCCGCGTGGATCTGGGCGCGAGCGTCCACAACGTGCAGGAGTACCTGGCCGGCGCGGTGGGGCGGGGCTGGGCCTACGACGTGGGCGTCGGCCTGGTGGCCTCGGGGTTCTACTGGAGCGCGGCGGCCCGCAATCTGGGCGCCGGCCTGGACTACGAAGGCGAGCACCTGGAGCTGGAGCAGGAGTACAGCCTGGGCGCGGCCCGCTACCTGCCGGCGCTGAACACCATCGCCAGCCTCGAGCTGCGCCAGCCCCGGTACTGGGGCGCCAGTGTGCGCGGGGGTGTCGAGACCCTGGTGGCCGACCGGCTCGTCCTGCGCGCGGGCTACGCCTACACCGCCGAGCTCGACGACGCGCCGGGTCTGCCCAGTTTCGGCCTTGGCGTCCTGCTGGGGGGAATCGGCCTCGACTACTCCTTCCAGAGCCAGCAGCACCTGGGCGAAGTGCACAGCCTGGGCGTGCGATTCGTCGGTCCTCGCGCGCCGGCCTCCCCCTACCGCTACTTCCGCCCCAGCATCTAG
- a CDS encoding HAD-IG family 5'-nucleotidase, with amino-acid sequence MHSAPDLPFRLPPVASHRFEQFIEKRHRIFVNRNLRMSSVRWVGFDMDHTLALYNRNFIEALVFDMAKEVLVAEGGYTSALRSVRYDPDFGIRGLVVDKERGNILKVDKFHYVAEAFHGRERVDKETRKALYTGGSLRLSGERFWSNDTLFGLPEISLYAGVVEALEATGQGEPDYRRLFDDIRNSVDQVHRDGSLKAVVLERLGECFLRDPRLPAALEKLRREGKKLFLLTNSDFAYTDAVLRYVLADGILDRPWWSYFDLLVTDSQKPGFFAGDAPWADGRGDCHGTPCFAGGNVALLEQQLGAAGDEILYVGDHIYGDILRSKKSVGWRTLMVVEELEHEIRATEESSADNARIDGLQVENEGILTRLLEVREALEAGRDTKLTRYRSLPPEDLKALDDRLAALTGEEHNLDRQLTANLLAIRAIELEIRQRFNPFWGPLCKVDSELSRFGDQMGDFACVYTARVSNLLFYPPDKYFLSPEEFLPHEL; translated from the coding sequence ATGCACAGCGCGCCCGACCTTCCTTTCCGCCTGCCGCCGGTGGCCAGCCACCGCTTCGAGCAGTTCATCGAGAAGCGCCACCGCATCTTCGTGAACCGCAACCTCCGCATGAGCAGCGTCCGCTGGGTGGGCTTCGACATGGACCACACCCTGGCGCTCTACAACCGCAACTTCATCGAGGCGCTGGTCTTCGACATGGCCAAGGAGGTGCTGGTCGCCGAGGGCGGCTACACGTCGGCCCTGCGGAGCGTGCGCTACGACCCCGACTTCGGGATTCGCGGCCTGGTGGTCGACAAGGAGCGGGGAAACATCCTGAAGGTCGACAAGTTCCACTACGTGGCCGAGGCGTTCCACGGTCGCGAGCGGGTGGACAAGGAGACCCGCAAGGCCCTCTACACCGGCGGCAGCCTGCGCCTGTCCGGCGAGCGCTTCTGGAGCAACGACACGCTCTTCGGCCTGCCGGAAATCTCGCTCTACGCCGGGGTGGTGGAGGCGCTGGAGGCCACGGGGCAGGGCGAGCCCGACTACCGGCGGCTCTTCGACGACATCCGCAACTCCGTCGATCAGGTCCACCGGGACGGCAGCCTCAAGGCCGTCGTCCTCGAGCGCCTGGGCGAGTGCTTCCTGCGCGATCCGCGCCTGCCCGCCGCGCTGGAGAAGCTGCGCCGGGAGGGCAAGAAGCTCTTCCTGCTCACGAACTCCGACTTCGCCTACACGGACGCCGTGCTGCGCTACGTTCTGGCCGACGGCATCCTGGACCGGCCCTGGTGGTCCTACTTCGACCTGCTGGTGACGGACTCGCAGAAGCCGGGCTTCTTCGCCGGAGACGCGCCCTGGGCGGACGGGCGCGGCGACTGCCACGGCACCCCCTGCTTCGCCGGCGGCAACGTCGCGCTGCTCGAGCAGCAGCTCGGCGCGGCCGGCGACGAGATCCTCTACGTCGGCGATCACATCTACGGGGACATCCTGCGCAGCAAGAAGAGCGTCGGCTGGCGGACGTTGATGGTGGTCGAGGAACTCGAGCACGAGATCCGCGCCACCGAGGAGAGCAGCGCGGACAACGCGCGCATCGACGGCCTGCAGGTGGAGAACGAGGGCATCCTCACGCGGCTGCTGGAGGTGCGCGAGGCGCTCGAGGCCGGCCGCGACACCAAGCTGACGCGCTACCGCTCCCTGCCGCCCGAGGACCTGAAGGCGCTGGACGACCGTCTCGCCGCGCTCACCGGCGAGGAGCACAACCTCGACCGCCAGCTCACGGCCAATCTGCTGGCGATCCGGGCCATCGAGCTGGAGATCCGCCAGCGCTTCAACCCCTTCTGGGGCCCGCTCTGCAAGGTGGACAGCGAGCTCAGCCGCTTCGGGGACCAGATGGGGGACTTCGCCTGCGTCTACACCGCGCGGGTCAGCAACCTGCTCTTCTACCCGCCTGACAAGTACTTCCTCAGCCCCGAGGAATTCCTCCCGCACGAGCTCTAG
- a CDS encoding family 43 glycosylhydrolase, with amino-acid sequence MTSGTPRRRRPGRSLAILSLLFLLSAAATTVRAELRLDFEQPYFVETLGNQCKDHALVKLDSLYHLFYIHSLPPVPPDYLRSERWLGHLTSADLVHWTRQDSILPVSEVQPQSWEGKFIWAPKVIKDPGSSDWFLFYTGVSETITQQTGLAYSSDLYDWNRWPLNPIYHPGSWAAWTVGLWSNCRDPEIFHEDGSPYWYLLNTATTSGNLGAISFARSQTLVNWTDETPLFVNDSVAVLESAQLFTWGGLYHLLFTEEGVQGTSHLTAPTLTGAWTKDNLEVIDVGNAPEISDLGDEVIFSRHNALASPEGLIFYYRFDRIDFDGPGGSAQIDPIGHGLDSTWSVVFGNAFDNQPTWGDNPHQRGDSHANLRGNSYLATYEDFPAPVDEEQGSFRGVEPIGLLKSEPFVVDGNRISLLVGGGDFIDREFVGLVSSQGDTLRFQESGRGSHSMTVRLWDTTSLIGEEVYIVVADLSFNNPEGYISVDEIHGYTESGIDPFPPTLPMNPGPLLEDVLSAAGYGSTAIEPQPAPALAGRLLAPYPNPFNPSTRLRYELERAGRVEITVLDATGRHQRTLLDAALPATPGFVTWDGRDDAGHALPSGVYFARLRLDGAPLDSRKLQLIR; translated from the coding sequence ATGACATCAGGCACGCCTCGGCGTCGGCGCCCCGGACGCAGCCTCGCCATTCTGTCGCTCCTCTTCCTGCTCTCGGCTGCCGCGACCACCGTGCGCGCGGAGCTGCGTCTGGACTTCGAGCAACCCTACTTCGTCGAGACCCTCGGCAACCAGTGCAAGGACCACGCGCTGGTGAAGCTCGACAGTCTCTACCACCTGTTCTACATCCACAGCCTGCCGCCGGTGCCGCCCGACTACCTGCGCAGCGAGCGCTGGCTCGGGCATCTGACGAGCGCCGATCTCGTGCACTGGACGCGCCAGGACAGCATCCTGCCCGTCAGCGAGGTCCAGCCGCAGAGCTGGGAAGGCAAGTTCATCTGGGCGCCGAAGGTCATCAAGGACCCGGGCAGCAGCGACTGGTTCCTCTTCTACACGGGCGTGAGCGAGACCATCACCCAGCAGACGGGACTCGCCTACAGCTCCGACCTCTACGACTGGAACCGCTGGCCGCTCAACCCCATCTACCATCCGGGCAGCTGGGCGGCCTGGACCGTGGGGCTCTGGTCCAACTGCCGCGACCCGGAGATCTTCCACGAGGACGGCTCGCCCTACTGGTACCTGCTCAACACGGCGACGACGTCGGGCAACCTGGGGGCGATCAGCTTCGCCCGCAGCCAGACCCTCGTGAACTGGACCGACGAGACGCCGCTCTTCGTCAACGACAGCGTCGCGGTGCTCGAAAGCGCGCAGCTCTTCACCTGGGGCGGCCTCTACCACCTGCTCTTCACCGAGGAGGGCGTGCAGGGCACGAGCCATCTCACCGCGCCCACGCTGACGGGCGCGTGGACCAAGGACAACCTCGAGGTCATCGACGTGGGCAACGCGCCCGAGATCTCGGACCTCGGCGACGAGGTGATCTTCAGCCGGCACAACGCGCTCGCCTCGCCCGAGGGGCTCATCTTCTACTATCGCTTCGACCGCATCGACTTCGACGGCCCCGGCGGCAGCGCGCAGATCGACCCGATCGGTCACGGCCTCGATTCCACGTGGAGCGTGGTCTTCGGCAACGCCTTCGACAACCAGCCCACCTGGGGCGACAACCCGCACCAGCGCGGCGACAGCCACGCGAACCTGCGCGGCAACAGCTACCTCGCCACCTACGAGGACTTCCCCGCCCCCGTGGACGAAGAGCAGGGCAGCTTCCGGGGCGTCGAGCCCATCGGCCTGCTCAAGAGCGAGCCCTTCGTGGTCGACGGCAACCGCATCAGCCTTCTCGTCGGCGGCGGCGACTTCATCGACCGCGAGTTCGTGGGCCTGGTGAGCAGCCAGGGCGACACGCTGCGCTTCCAGGAGTCGGGCCGCGGCTCGCACTCCATGACGGTCCGGCTCTGGGACACGACGTCGCTCATCGGCGAGGAAGTCTACATCGTGGTGGCGGACCTGTCGTTCAACAACCCCGAGGGCTACATCAGCGTCGACGAGATCCACGGCTACACCGAGTCCGGCATCGATCCTTTCCCGCCCACGCTGCCCATGAATCCCGGCCCGCTGCTCGAGGACGTCCTCAGCGCCGCCGGCTACGGCAGCACCGCGATCGAGCCGCAGCCCGCGCCCGCGCTCGCGGGCCGTCTGCTGGCGCCCTACCCGAACCCCTTCAATCCCAGCACGCGGCTCCGCTACGAGCTCGAGCGCGCGGGCCGCGTGGAGATCACCGTCCTCGACGCCACCGGCCGCCACCAGCGCACGCTTCTCGACGCCGCGCTGCCGGCGACGCCGGGCTTCGTCACCTGGGACGGCCGCGACGACGCCGGACACGCCCTGCCCAGCGGCGTCTACTTCGCGCGCCTGCGCCTGGACGGCGCGCCGCTGGACAGCCGCAAGCTTCAGCTCATCCGCTGA
- a CDS encoding flippase-like domain-containing protein has translation MAARRLRRTLWLSLAAGVLVMLALALFADLGETLDALRGLNYAWLPLLLALALTNYLTRFLRWEFFLRRLGIRVPVADSAAIFVGGFTFSVTPGKLGEVFKSVLLKHTHGAPLARTAPIVLAERLTDLAGLLLLAALGVWGGREGGIAWLAGLALVLLLLAALASERLGRALLGLLGRVPVLGRRRESLEHAWHSARLLMRPRDLPLLLIVSALAWFWEGWALVFAVRACDLSLPLGQGVGIYALATLLGALAFLPGGLGVTEGSLALMLVGQAGLPSGAAAAATLVIRAATLWFAVGLGLLALIWLDRRWRLGARLWNGLETSPGLDASPGMEGSGS, from the coding sequence ATGGCGGCTCGGCGCCTGAGGCGGACCCTCTGGCTCTCCCTGGCCGCGGGCGTCCTGGTGATGCTCGCGTTGGCCCTGTTCGCCGACCTGGGCGAGACCCTGGACGCCCTGCGCGGACTCAACTACGCCTGGCTGCCGCTCTTGCTGGCGCTGGCGCTGACCAACTACCTGACGCGCTTCCTGCGCTGGGAGTTCTTCCTTCGCCGCCTGGGCATCCGCGTGCCCGTGGCGGACAGCGCCGCGATCTTCGTCGGCGGCTTCACCTTCTCGGTGACGCCGGGCAAGCTGGGCGAGGTCTTCAAGTCGGTGCTGCTCAAGCACACCCACGGCGCGCCGCTCGCGCGCACCGCGCCGATCGTGCTCGCCGAGCGCCTGACCGACCTGGCCGGGCTGCTGCTGCTGGCCGCGCTCGGGGTCTGGGGGGGGCGCGAGGGCGGCATCGCCTGGCTGGCGGGACTCGCGCTGGTGCTGCTGCTGCTGGCGGCGCTCGCCTCCGAGCGGCTCGGCCGGGCGCTGCTGGGGCTCCTGGGTCGCGTGCCCGTGCTGGGACGTCGCCGCGAGTCGCTGGAACACGCCTGGCACAGCGCGCGTCTGCTCATGCGGCCGCGCGACCTGCCGCTGCTGCTCATCGTGAGCGCGCTGGCCTGGTTCTGGGAAGGATGGGCGCTGGTCTTCGCGGTGCGGGCCTGCGATCTGTCCCTGCCGCTGGGGCAGGGCGTGGGCATCTACGCGCTGGCCACGCTGCTCGGCGCGCTGGCCTTTCTGCCCGGAGGGCTCGGCGTGACCGAGGGCAGCCTGGCGCTGATGCTGGTCGGACAGGCCGGCCTGCCGTCGGGCGCGGCGGCGGCGGCCACCCTCGTCATCCGCGCCGCCACACTCTGGTTCGCCGTGGGCCTCGGCCTGCTGGCGCTGATCTGGCTGGACCGTCGCTGGCGCCTGGGCGCCCGCCTCTGGAACGGCCTCGAGACGTCCCCGGGGCTCGACGCCAGCCCGGGCATGGAAGGAAGCGGGAGCTGA
- a CDS encoding tetratricopeptide repeat protein: MKTVQRAILGALALLLSAAPLLAQPSDVDQLVASGGEYYRNGMYRQAVADFRQAFNADKTNLDAAKGLGSAAMQLQDWRNAKTGYEAAHELSPGDCAVTNSLAYVYLALKLEERAKQTYEEVVGKGGKPGCEPGNSFAKVNLATLYMRSRNEAEKNLALQLLNQVTNTETEDTSLLARAHYALGTLYRQKKNYDLAIDNLEKAYSYDPDKMEGRYNLGLLYFNRQQYDKALEHLQKAYAEQPNDYNLNLMLGLVYNETPGGKSDAQEYLQHAVNLIGTMKAEDRPKDNLPHRWLGNILNDEGDPSQAISVVDAGLKLTSDGTERAGLLCTKAKAYEKLGRYEDALDIFESVTGDPQWGSYAQTEIKRQENLIQRAAAGQN; this comes from the coding sequence ATGAAGACTGTGCAGCGAGCCATCCTGGGCGCCCTGGCGCTCCTACTCAGTGCCGCCCCCCTGCTGGCCCAGCCCTCCGATGTGGACCAGCTCGTGGCCAGCGGTGGGGAGTACTACCGCAACGGCATGTACCGGCAGGCCGTCGCGGACTTCCGCCAGGCCTTCAACGCGGACAAGACGAACCTGGATGCCGCCAAGGGCCTCGGCAGCGCCGCCATGCAGCTGCAGGACTGGCGCAACGCCAAGACCGGCTACGAGGCCGCCCATGAGCTGTCCCCCGGGGACTGCGCCGTGACCAACAGCCTGGCCTACGTCTATCTCGCGCTGAAGCTCGAGGAGCGGGCGAAGCAGACCTACGAGGAAGTCGTCGGCAAGGGCGGCAAGCCCGGCTGCGAGCCCGGCAACAGCTTCGCGAAGGTGAACCTCGCCACGCTCTACATGCGCTCGCGCAACGAGGCCGAGAAGAACCTCGCGCTGCAGCTGCTGAACCAGGTGACCAACACGGAGACCGAGGACACGTCGCTGCTGGCGCGCGCGCACTACGCGCTCGGCACGCTGTACCGCCAGAAGAAGAACTACGATCTGGCCATCGACAACCTGGAGAAGGCCTACAGCTACGACCCGGACAAGATGGAGGGCCGCTACAACCTGGGCCTGCTCTACTTCAACCGCCAGCAGTACGACAAGGCGCTCGAGCACCTGCAGAAGGCCTACGCCGAGCAGCCCAACGACTACAACCTGAACCTCATGCTGGGCCTCGTCTACAACGAGACCCCCGGCGGCAAGAGCGACGCGCAGGAGTACCTGCAGCACGCGGTCAATCTGATCGGCACCATGAAGGCCGAGGACCGTCCCAAGGACAACCTCCCCCACCGCTGGCTCGGCAACATCCTCAACGACGAGGGCGACCCCAGCCAGGCGATCAGCGTGGTGGACGCCGGCCTCAAGCTGACCTCCGACGGCACCGAGCGCGCCGGCCTGCTCTGCACCAAGGCCAAGGCCTACGAGAAGCTGGGACGCTACGAGGACGCCCTCGACATCTTCGAGTCGGTGACCGGCGACCCCCAGTGGGGCAGCTACGCGCAGACGGAGATCAAGCGCCAGGAGAACCTGATCCAGCGCGCCGCGGCCGGACAGAACTAG
- a CDS encoding 3D domain-containing protein: MKATLTPILALVLSLGLRPADSWRSALHGPPPEAAPVHARSADWRAVDEYMGLDGAPVYNVTVTGYSSTRDQCDSTPTITAANTTVRHGIIALSRDMLRRYNPDAPFDWGDRVHVEGVGEFVVEDAMNARYRSRADIWFPDRESARAWGVQELKLSPVPDNPLSL; the protein is encoded by the coding sequence ATGAAAGCCACACTCACACCCATCCTGGCCCTGGTACTTTCCCTCGGCCTCCGCCCCGCCGACAGCTGGCGCAGCGCTCTGCATGGGCCGCCGCCGGAGGCGGCGCCCGTCCATGCGCGCTCCGCCGACTGGCGCGCCGTGGACGAGTACATGGGCCTCGACGGCGCCCCGGTCTACAACGTCACCGTGACCGGCTACTCCAGCACCCGCGATCAGTGCGACTCCACCCCCACCATCACTGCGGCCAACACGACGGTCCGGCACGGGATCATCGCCCTGAGCCGCGACATGCTCCGCCGCTACAACCCGGACGCGCCCTTCGACTGGGGCGACAGGGTGCACGTGGAGGGCGTGGGCGAGTTCGTGGTGGAGGACGCCATGAACGCCCGCTACCGCAGCCGCGCGGACATCTGGTTCCCCGACCGGGAGAGCGCGCGCGCCTGGGGCGTGCAGGAGTTGAAGCTGTCCCCGGTGCCTGACAATCCCCTGAGCCTCTAG
- a CDS encoding polysaccharide biosynthesis/export family protein: MPVTAFLRRGPALATALLLLVSLTMVLPGDLSAQETPPPYHLGVGDVMELRVWQMPELDRTMTVDESGRLTVPLIGDVRATGRLVPDVEEEIVERIQVFHRNISRVSLELTEYNSKAFFVIGAVVTPGRYADWPLPDVWQAIRSAGGVSPEGDLSRVRVYRLQDGKQVLETYDIEALTAQEGVLALPQLEPGETVEVPRMPMNPSNYVGRDGIYVFGEVVTPGVYRVEAGSRDVLGFILQAGGPGPNADLGEVLLLRQRPDGSLLRLEMDLREYLDDADDSQNPRVQPGDTIYVPSQTPVMTLVRSNLAVLTTIATLLTSVILLRNR, from the coding sequence ATGCCTGTCACTGCCTTTTTGCGCCGCGGTCCCGCGCTCGCCACGGCCCTCCTGCTCCTCGTGAGCCTGACAATGGTCCTCCCCGGCGACCTGTCCGCCCAGGAGACGCCCCCGCCCTACCATCTCGGCGTGGGCGACGTCATGGAACTGCGCGTCTGGCAGATGCCCGAACTCGACCGCACCATGACGGTGGACGAGAGCGGCCGGCTCACCGTGCCGCTCATCGGCGACGTGCGCGCCACCGGACGTCTCGTGCCCGACGTGGAAGAAGAGATCGTCGAGCGCATCCAGGTCTTCCACCGCAACATCAGCCGCGTGTCCCTGGAGCTGACCGAGTACAACAGCAAGGCGTTCTTCGTCATCGGCGCCGTGGTCACGCCGGGGCGCTATGCCGACTGGCCGCTGCCCGACGTCTGGCAGGCGATCCGCAGCGCCGGCGGCGTGTCGCCCGAGGGCGATCTCAGCCGCGTGCGGGTCTACCGCCTGCAGGACGGCAAGCAGGTGCTGGAGACCTACGACATCGAGGCGCTCACCGCGCAGGAGGGCGTGCTCGCGCTGCCGCAGCTGGAGCCGGGCGAGACCGTCGAGGTGCCGCGGATGCCCATGAACCCGTCGAACTACGTCGGGCGCGACGGCATCTACGTCTTCGGCGAGGTGGTCACGCCGGGCGTGTATCGCGTGGAGGCGGGCAGCCGCGACGTGCTCGGCTTCATCCTCCAGGCGGGCGGGCCGGGGCCCAACGCGGATCTCGGCGAGGTCCTGCTGCTGCGGCAGCGGCCCGACGGCAGCCTGCTCCGCCTCGAGATGGACCTGCGGGAGTACCTCGACGACGCCGACGACAGCCAGAACCCCCGGGTGCAGCCGGGCGACACCATCTACGTGCCGTCGCAGACGCCGGTGATGACCCTCGTCCGCTCGAACCTGGCCGTGCTCACCACCATCGCCACGCTGCTGACGAGCGTCATCCTCCTGAGGAACCGTTAG
- a CDS encoding ABC transporter permease, with protein sequence MTALVAMGGILVGVLALTVILSVMNGLEHELQRLINDGEAHVELQPGGSGAIVDVGPLLAAVEAEPGVAAAAPFVRSEVLVVSRGMDGRERLETATLTGIDPEREAAVTDVLALSYPDFTGFAPHEGWVLPGGDGAEPGILLGEELATNLQVGLGDRLRLLVPDISAATSSLDSLRGREAWFRLVGLVDAGLYEFNATRAFAELDRCAEFLQVVGEAQGIGVRCLRPERAGRVADSLLALPALAGYRAVTWQERNRVLFDAMHREKAMMYLFLLLTVSVASLGIISALTLMVSAKRAELGILRTLGLSRRGIMGLVVLQGWLVGLMGVGAGLGGGWLLGLWLQRHPLHIPWDLFVLETVPILLNPVDFLLVGSITLGVCLLATLYPGWEAARLDPIAAIRAV encoded by the coding sequence ATGACGGCCCTCGTCGCGATGGGGGGCATCCTCGTGGGCGTGCTGGCGCTCACCGTGATCCTCTCGGTGATGAACGGACTCGAGCACGAGCTGCAGCGTCTCATCAACGACGGTGAAGCCCACGTGGAGCTGCAGCCGGGCGGCAGCGGGGCGATCGTCGACGTCGGCCCGCTGCTCGCCGCGGTGGAGGCCGAGCCGGGCGTCGCCGCGGCGGCGCCCTTCGTGCGCTCCGAGGTGCTGGTGGTGAGCCGCGGCATGGACGGCCGCGAGCGCCTGGAGACGGCCACCCTCACCGGCATCGACCCGGAGCGCGAGGCGGCGGTCACGGACGTCCTCGCCCTCTCCTATCCCGACTTCACCGGCTTCGCCCCCCACGAGGGCTGGGTGCTGCCCGGCGGCGATGGCGCCGAGCCAGGCATCCTGCTGGGCGAGGAACTCGCGACGAACCTGCAGGTGGGCCTCGGCGACCGTCTGCGCCTGCTGGTGCCGGACATCAGCGCGGCCACGAGTTCGCTGGACTCCCTGCGCGGCCGCGAGGCGTGGTTCCGCCTGGTGGGCCTCGTGGACGCCGGCCTCTACGAGTTCAACGCCACGCGGGCCTTCGCCGAACTCGATCGCTGCGCGGAGTTCCTGCAGGTCGTGGGCGAGGCGCAGGGCATCGGCGTGCGCTGCCTGCGCCCCGAGCGGGCCGGACGGGTGGCGGACAGCCTGCTGGCCCTGCCCGCGCTCGCGGGCTATCGCGCCGTGACCTGGCAGGAGCGCAACCGCGTGCTCTTCGACGCCATGCACCGCGAGAAAGCGATGATGTACCTCTTCCTCCTGCTCACGGTCTCGGTGGCGAGCCTCGGGATCATCAGCGCGCTGACGCTCATGGTCAGCGCGAAGCGGGCCGAGCTGGGCATCCTGCGCACGCTGGGGCTGAGCCGTCGCGGGATCATGGGTCTGGTGGTGCTGCAGGGCTGGCTGGTGGGCCTGATGGGCGTGGGCGCGGGCCTCGGCGGCGGCTGGCTGCTGGGGCTCTGGCTGCAGCGGCATCCGCTGCACATCCCCTGGGATCTCTTCGTGCTGGAAACGGTGCCGATCCTGCTGAATCCCGTTGACTTCCTGCTGGTGGGGTCAATTACCCTGGGCGTCTGCCTGCTGGCCACCCTCTATCCCGGCTGGGAGGCGGCACGCCTGGATCCCATCGCGGCGATCCGGGCCGTCTAG
- a CDS encoding sugar transferase, with amino-acid sequence MKKTVFADDFLESFRSKGRPELSTVIDPEADPTLNWLSRHSDRKHIPNERHLSPLTRRAIRLFDIVASSSALILLSPLFLILATLIKLESRGPVIYRQVRTGLNLRTNDRRRNGNIRVLDERRRNDRRQAPVPGKPFEIYKFRSMVSDAEKNGIQLAKKNDARITRLGKLMRRTRMDELPQFWNVLRGDMSIVGPRPERPEIIAYLEEQIPGYTERLGVKPGITGLAQIRNGYDTDLEHIRRKITLDRYYIQKCSLTNDLKIIVRTLRVVVRGEGAM; translated from the coding sequence ATGAAGAAGACAGTCTTCGCTGATGATTTCCTGGAGTCGTTCCGCAGCAAGGGACGCCCGGAGCTCAGCACGGTCATCGATCCCGAGGCGGATCCGACGCTGAACTGGCTCAGCCGGCACAGCGATCGGAAGCACATCCCCAACGAGCGGCACCTCAGCCCGCTCACCCGGCGTGCGATCCGGCTCTTCGACATCGTGGCCTCGAGCTCGGCGCTGATCCTCCTCAGCCCGCTCTTCCTGATCCTGGCGACTCTCATCAAGCTGGAGAGCCGCGGTCCGGTGATCTACCGGCAGGTCCGGACGGGCCTCAACCTGCGCACGAACGACCGCCGTCGGAACGGCAACATCCGCGTGCTCGACGAGCGCCGCCGGAACGATCGCCGCCAGGCGCCCGTGCCCGGCAAGCCGTTCGAGATCTACAAGTTCAGGAGCATGGTCTCCGACGCGGAGAAGAACGGCATCCAGCTGGCCAAGAAGAACGACGCCCGCATCACGCGTCTGGGCAAGCTGATGCGCCGCACCCGCATGGACGAGCTGCCGCAGTTCTGGAACGTGCTGCGCGGCGACATGAGCATCGTGGGCCCCCGTCCCGAGCGGCCGGAGATCATCGCCTACCTCGAGGAGCAGATCCCCGGCTACACCGAGCGCCTGGGCGTGAAGCCCGGCATCACTGGCCTGGCCCAGATCCGCAATGGCTACGACACGGACCTGGAGCACATCCGCCGCAAGATCACCCTGGATCGCTACTACATCCAGAAGTGCTCGCTGACGAACGATCTGAAGATCATCGTCCGGACCCTGCGGGTGGTCGTGCGCGGCGAAGGCGCGATGTAG